The following nucleotide sequence is from Brienomyrus brachyistius isolate T26 chromosome 25, BBRACH_0.4, whole genome shotgun sequence.
ATGGAGCGGGATGACGCGAAGTCCCTCATCGAGCGCTATGGCGGCAAAGTCACGGGCAACATCAGCCGCAAGACGAGCTACCTGGTGTTGGGCAGAGACAGCGGGGTCTCCAAGACGGAGAAGGTCAGCCTCCATGTCTGTctgctgcttcctgcttgcatcCTCCTTTTGAGTTTGTTCCCTTACTTTTGAGTTCATAGACCCGGGTTTACGATCTTGCATTGAATGTGTATCAGTCcacttgtctttttttttatggCTCAGGCTGAAAGTTTTGGCACGAAGATCATAAATGAAGATGGTTTGCTGGATCTCGTACGGACCAAACCAGGCAAGAAGTCTAAATATGAGATCGCTGCTGAGATCGAGGTGAGAGTCGTACGGCTGACAGGTATAGTCTGCTCTTAGGGGCCGAACCGACCGTTTGTCCTGCTTTTACCCAAAGAACAAGAAGACCTCTGAGTCCTCCAGGACGAGAAGGACCCCACAGAAGACCAGTCCCAGAAAGCAAACCCCAGCCAAGAAGACTCCATCTTCTGGGAAATCCGCCAAGAGCAAGGCAGCCACACCTAAACGAGAGCCTTCGTCAAGTGGAAGCCTTAGGGCTGGTGCTGGAGAGGCCAGGAAGGGCCTGTCCTTTGAAAAGGCGGAGCGGCACGGTGCCTCAACCGCGACAGCAGCACCGGGGCCAGATACCGAAGAGATCAGTCTGCTGTGGGTGGACAAGTACAGGCCCCGCAACTTGAAAGGCCTCATCGGGCAACAGGGTGAACAAAGCTGTGCCAACAAGCTGCTGCGCTGGCTCCAGAACTGGCACGCCGGCAACACAAAGCCTGCTGGTACATTGAGTCTCATTCGTGGTTGAGGGCCGCATTGAAGTCCTGCTATTCACGCCAGGAGCTATCGGAGCCAATAATGATGTGTTTCCTCACACAGCGGCCCGGTTCGGCAAGTTCGGGGGAAAGGATGATGGCTCCGGATTCAAGGCGGCTCTGCTCTCGGGACCCCCTGGGGTGGGAAAGACCACCACGGCCGCCCTGGTCTGTGAGGTCAGTCTTGCTCGTCCGTAGCCTTCGTATAGTCTTCGTAGTTGATGGTCATTCGTAGATACGGTTTCTTCCGAGTCCGTCATATTTTTTTGACGTCTGATGCAGGAACTTGGCTACAGCTATGTGGAGATGAACGCTAGCTGTACCCGGAGCAAGAACAACCTGAAGGAGGTCGTTGCGGAGTCCCTCAACAACACTAGCATCAAGAGCTTCTACACAGGTACCCCTAGGGGAATCGGATGGTCTGGTTTGAAGCCCCAGACCCATGATGCAGGAGCAGCTCAGTTTATCCATGCTGAGCTGTCTGGTCTCCCTTTGCCAGGTGCCTCTCAGACTGTGAGCAGCAAACATGTGCTCATCATGGACGAGGTGGACGGCATGGCAGGCAACGAGGACAGGGGCGGTATCCAGGTAGCCCCATTCCAGCCGCTGGGAAGggtggtgggtgggtgggtgtgtgttttttttactctGGTATTTTCACCTTCTGCtttgtttgcccccccccacaggagaTGATTAGCCTGATAAAGCAGTCAAAGATCCCCATCATCTGCATGTGTAATGACAGGAACCACCAGAAGATCCGCTCCCTGGCCAACTACTGCTTCGACCTGCGCTTTCAGAGACCCCGTCTGGAGCAGATCAAGGTAGAAGCCTAGGGGAGACCCCAGCCTCACCCACTGCGAGTGCTTATTCTGAGTGCTTGTGTACGTTGAACTGCTAGTAACTTTTTTTTAGCAAATAATGCATCAACCTTTACAGGTTCTGTAGTCTTCAGCCTTTGTAGTTCCCCGCATGGTGTTAGTGATGTGTAGTATCTGTCGGCCATGAACATGCGTCAACCAGTAGCTGCTGCTTTCCCTCAGGGAGCCATGATGTCCATCGCCTACAAGGAAGGCCTCAAGGTTCCGGCACCGGCTCTGAACGAGCTCATCTTGGCTTCCAACCAAGACATCAGACAGGTAGCCTTTTCAGTTGGGaaggacttaaaaaaaaaaaacctaaagcGATGAAAGACGCCAGGCTAACTTTTGGTTCCGATCGCGATTTCTCAGATTCTCCACAACCTGAGTATGTGGTCGGCCAAAGACAAAGTCATGACCTACGATCAGGTCAAAGCCGACGCAAAGAATGCTAGGAAGGACATGAAGCTGGTACGCGTCGCTACTGTGTGACTCGTGCATGTCGGGGACATTGAGCGATGTCAGTGTCATTTCCTATAACTGATGGGATTTACAGAATAGAAAGTACCAGGTGCCAAGTTATACATCCCAAGCCAACTCGCACTCCCATTTCCTCCAGGGCCCGTTTGATGTCTGTCGGAAGGTCTTCTCTGCCGGAGACGAGGCTGCTCAAATGTCCCTGATGGACAAATCCGACCTATTCTTCCACGATTACTCGTTAGCGCCCCTGTTTGTCCAGGAGAACTACCTGCACGTCCGTCCGGCCGCAGCAGGGTGAGCGTTGGCGGGAAACGCGGGCCTGCTGGTACGCGGACGAGCTCGCGTGTCTTAATGTGCCTTTTCTGTTTTCAGCAGTAACCTGAAGTGTCACCTGGTGCTCTTGAGCAAAACCGCAGACAGCATCTGCGATGGAGATCTGGTGGATCGGCAGATCCGATCCCGTCAGACCTGGTCTCTGCTGCCCACACAGGTCAGACGATGACTTGGTGACCAACACCTCTGGTATCATTTACCTTGTATTTCGTGTATTGATAGGTTTGTTTAACAATTTGTGCTGCACATGCTACAGGCCATCTACGCCAGTGTGCTTCCAGGGGAGCTGATGAGGGGCTACATGAGCCAATTCCCCACCTTCCCCAGCTGGCTGGGCAGGTTCTCCTCCACGGGCAAACACAACCGCATCATCCAGGAGTTGGCATCACATATGAGTCTCAGGTCTGCACTCTCTCGTTATTCTCCCAAGCCGGGCTCTATGCCATCGCTTGAAATTCAGGCCTACCATCCAGCTCCTTGGAGTTTGACTTGCAAAGAAAttatctgagggcagaaggaaaaatgattggctccctctctgaaccaatcagattgtagagtagGTGAGTCcaggacatctgattggttggcccTACttcctctacagtctgattggttatcaaaCGTCCGTGAGCTAAAATCCTCTTTCTTTGTCAGGACGCACGGCAGTAAGCAAGCCATCAACCTGGATTACCTGCCCTACCTGCGCTCTGCCCTGCTGGAGCCCTTGCAGAGGTACGGGACAGATGGTGCCACCAAGGCCGTGCAGCTCATGGACGACTACGACATCATCAAGGAAGACGTGGACAGCATCATGGAAATCAGTACCTGGGGCGGGCAGCCGGACCCCTACTCCAAACTGGACCCTAAGGTGATGAGGTGGAGGTAGAGGTCAGGGTGCGGGTTCTCCATCTACCGTTTCACCGCATGTGTTTACTGCGTCTCCCCCTCCAGGTGAAAGCGGCCTTCACCCGGGCGTACAACAAGGAGTCCCACCTGACCCCGTACGCCCTGCAGGTGGTGAAGAAGGGCCGCCGCGGAGGCGTGGATGCCGAGTCGGGAGAGGGGGAGCTGGAACAGGAGTCGCAGGAGCTggctgaggaggaggaagaggatgtgGCCACTGATGCCATGATTAAGGTGGGATGGATAGACTTGGtcgatttttattttatttttcctctCTCAACCGGAACGTGTATGTTCGTCCTTTTCATGAGTGCATTTACCCTGTatgggattttttttatgtatttattttgcaCCTGACTGCATGTGTAACGTGGCCCTTTGTGTTTTTTGCAGCAGAAGAAAGCGAAGGCAAGTAAGGACACGACAAAGCAGCAGAAGGCTGGGGATTCTGGGAAGGGCAAGGGCAAGGGCAAGGGGAAGGGCAAGAAGTGAGTACGGGAGCCTGAGGGAGCCAAAAAGCTGCAGCGTGCACAGCTGGACACTATGTTACACCATGGTGGGGTCGAATAGTGGCAGGCGGTTGGGCTGTGATTTCCCTCCACCCTGAGCCGCCTGGCCCGACACTGAAACAGCAACAGTATACAGATGTATGCATTTAAGTGTCTCACCGGTACGTACCGCCATTTTGCTGCAAACGGGAAGTTGGGGGCTAGTAAACGATGCACAGCCGTTTCCCTGACTGTAGCAGTCTGTCCTAGGAGGAACGTGGCTGCGTTTTAGTTTTCTTCCAGCAGTACATAGCCGGTACGGTATCCGTTGCCCTTGATTGTCCTGTACATATGTGTAGCGTATCATTTGTTTAGTAATCGTCATAGATGTGCTGGCATCTGGATTTAGTGAATCGTCACGGCGGTCCTTCTCCATTCCTGCACTCCCAGGCTTTCACTGTCTGCCATTTTCTTACACTTGACTTTTTATATATTGAGAAACGCTACTGGAAATAAAGAATGAATAAGCTTTGTGTGTCGTCTGAGTACAGCCTGTCTCAGAGGCTGCGGgtgcgaggcagggaacagcccaggatgaggggccgaCCCACGTCCGGGCCGGCGGGGGTGGGCACGCACACACGCTTTTTGGACTGGGATGGGGGACCTGGGCTACCTGGAGGAAAACCCCACAGTGCCACACATACAGAACGGAGACGTGAACCCAGGTCtcggtgtgaggcgacagtgctaaccaccaccCCCTATTGTCAGAGGGACATAGAGGGGACCCCCCTATTGTCAGCCATGGAATTTAAACCAGCCTCCATCCTCTGACAGGCAGTGTGTCCTAATCAACAGTCAAGAAAGCACTTTGGAGCCACATTAATCTCAGGACAACGGTGCCAGCAAAGTTTAATAATTGACTCTTAGAAAAGTGCTTATACATAAAACTAGCTTttcagcagaaaaaaaattcataAGCAAAGGGTATTTTACATGGCTCAGGACTGTCTGTGTTTAAAGCTTAAAGACATGGAAACCTCTGCATTGTTAAGTCTTCTCACTCACCCAGGAattgacacaggctgcatctCTCATATCACGGTAAATGACAAAATAGGGCCTGAAATGTACATATGGTCGCTTGGGTATCGGGCTGCAGAAAGGGAACCCCTTCCTGGGGTAAAGGATGCTGATTGGTCACCCCTGGGGTCAGGGTTCGAGCTCCTCCGGCTGCAGGTAAGCAGAGCAGTTGGAGGTCTTCTGTACCTGGGCGGGGCTCAGGGGTTCTGAGCACATGGGGCATGATGACTCGGTCTCCAGCAGCCTGGGGAGAGGGCGGGGTTATCGCTAAGCTTGAATTACACTTCTGCGTCAAGCCTGCGCTGTGACTGATGCAAGTAGCTCATGCTGTTGCGGCGTATGTGCGCCGCTCTAAGATTACAACGGTGATGCATAGTTTCGGATGTTGCATTCATTGTCATTCTTTATTATTTTCCTTTTAATTTTCTTGAGAATAAATATGCACTTAGTACCCAGCTAAATAGCTGTAAACCTTTTCTTTGACTGCTTAAGActcttgcacagtactgtacctctTGACCACGGTAGAGGAAGCTACCAATGGTCTGGGATACTCACGCCAGAAGCTGGGAGTGCAGGGCGGGGAAGTTGCAGTGGGGACAGGCTGACCAATCCTCCTTCACCATGTGGCGACCCTGTTGGTGGGCGGGGTCACAGACACCATGTGACTGAGGGAGCGCGCCAAAGGCACACGTGCGGCCGGACGGACAGACGGAGCAGACTCACCGTGGCGATGCAGTAAGGCAGGTTGTTCTTGCAGCTGGGGCACAGAAGCTCGCACTCCGGCAGCTGGaagccacagtaggggcagggCGTGGtctcctcctccagctctgAGGTGTCCGGCCGCCTGCGGGGGGGAGTACGAGACCGGGGCTGATGAGTGTCCCCGGCCTGGCACAGCGGGGAAGGGGGGTAGCCACCGCGCCAGACTCACCGGACCATGGCCTCGATCTTCTTCCTGTACTTGAGGTCGATCTTGCTGCGGTACTCGGGTCTCATCAGCATAGCGGCAAAGCCGAAAGACGAGTTCCGGAGGCCGGCACGGTGGCACTCGATCACAGCCGACGTCAGGATGGGCACCACATCTGGAGGAGCGACAGGTGGGGGCCGGTGTTAGCCGGCTGTGGGGGCGTTTCCCCGGAAGAGCGAGAGGCCGGTTACTCACGCGAGGGAAACCTGCTAATGTTGTTGGAGACTCTAATAAGCATGCGTGCTCCCTTCAAGTGGTCGCCTCTCTTTACATGGATCTGCGGTTCAAACAGGGCGCCACCATATTAAACATGCTTAATCAATGAGCCAATTACagctggtcacatgactgggGTCGGCATGAGGTCAGACAACCTTAACTAGAATGTAGCTATGCAGGATCATGAGGTTTGTGGCCATTTCTGCGGGGATCTTGATCTTCTGGCTGTGGAGCTCCATATACATGCTGAAGAGAACATCGTGGGCATTCCGGTAGTTCCCTAAAAGCAAAGGGGTTGTGTTTGTTTACTGGGGTATTCAGGGTAAAGGTTTTGCAGGCATTGAGGGATTCTGGGAAAACTGCTTGAAAAAATACTGGGTTTTATGGTAGAAGTTCCCGCACTGACATTTGCATCCTCTAGGGCTTCCTGTTCCTCTAACAGTCTAGACCATAAAGACACAAAGAGATCTAAGAACTTAAAGAAAGCCACAGCCCAGCACAGGGACAGACCTGCGGACTGCTCCTCGCGGGCGATGATGATGGCTGTCCGGGCCGCCTCGCGGTACTGCTTCAGGGCCATGTAGAGCCGGAACAGGTACTTGGCATCCTAACGGGATGGGATCACATGGGCCGATGCTGACGTTGCGACCTAATGCCTCAGTGTGCCATTAAGGTTTAATGGCAGTGCACCGGATCACCGCGCTTCGGTTCGTGAAACCAGGTTACCATGGTTACCAGAAGCTGTCCCCTCATGAAGCAATGATGAATGGTTAGAAATGCAACTAGTGCCCCAACTAGTGAATATTTCCATATTTTGCTGAAGTTCTGTTATGTAGCTTCTGCCAGTAGCAACTTTTTTTTCAGGACATATCTTCTCAAATCTTTTTTTATACATTGACATTTTTCTAATATTTGCTACTAAACATCACTTTCACAAGGCATGCGGATATTCTGCTACATCATGGAGGAATGCATGTGATTTCACCATAGCTATCGACTGAGACCTGCTGTCTGGTTCTCTCTAAGGTCCACCTTAAAGTCTCTGACCGTGCAGAACTATCATTCATGAGTGGTGGAGGGTCATTCGGCTGCTTATCACACAgactagggctgggcgatatcatATCGATATCATATCGCTAAGGATGGGTAAGGATCACCAGGGCTTCAGTTAACAGGAAAAACATTTGGCCAGACGGCAGCTTTTCGGTACTATATGGGCATTTATTTATGCACATAATTTGGTAAGCAGATCAGTGATatggctaaaatattaatgagatgcgttttgtgacacccaaaagttagtaataaatacattttatttctaaTGCACTTTTCATTAAAACAAATCTCAAAGTGCTACAGAGTAACACGcataagaaaaacaaaaggaaaaaaatattttttaaaaagtatcAACAGTAGAAATAAAATCTGCAGCAAAcaaagggaatgaatgaaaaagGCGGGTTTTCAGGCCACGTTTAAATGCTTTGGTATTCTATGGTTtggtatatccatccatccatctattttccaaacctcttatactactgggtcgaggggggtccggagcctatcccggaagcaatgggcacgaggcagggaacaacccaggatgggaggccagcccatcgcagggaacactcacacaccattcactcacacatacacacctatgggcaatttagcaactccatttagcctcagcatgtctttggactgtggggggaaactggagtacctggaggaaaccccacgacgacatggggagaacatgcaaactccacacacatgtgacccaggcggagactcgaacccgggtcccagaggtgtgaggcaacagtgctgaccactgcaccaccatgccgcccccggttTGGTAtatctaattaattaattaattataagGATATGCCGAATTCATACTGATCATTAACTTTTCATAAAATGCCTGATTAATATTTTAGCCTATTAAACTGCTTAATAAATTGCGGGTGTAAAACATCCATTTAGTACCGAAAAGCTGGCGTCTTGACAAATGATTCGTCTGTCATCTAAAGCCCCGGTGATTACTGCGCACGAGCGATACAATACGGATTTGATATCGGCCGGCCCTGATGCAGACCAGCCTGGATACACAAACCACCTCATGAACTCACAACAGGGCCACCACACTCAAAGCTGGCCACAATGAACCAACAGCGGGAGGCTAAGCAAGCAACCGTCAGGTCATCACGTGCCGGATCAATCCGACCAACAGGGGGCAGTGTCAGATGACTACTCACAGTGAGAGACTACCCAGGCACCAATACGCGATGGGAGACCGGAGCAGCGGGTGCAaacagatggaaaaaaaaaacaacaagaaaGAGAGAGTCGCAGCGGATGAAAAACCAAAATGGAAAGTAGAATTATAACCAAAAAAGGAGATGAGATGAGTAGCAGACGTCACCAACGCAACGATGGATTTCTGTGGATGATGCCGGTGGGCGGGGCATGCTGGCTGCATACCTTGGGCACCCCGTCGCTCTCCCCCATGAGGTAATCGATCAGCTGGTTCGTCAGCGCCTCATCTTTGGCCTGGCCCACCTGGCGTGAGGACAGGTACGCCGGTAACAACCGCGGAGGGACCTTCGAGCGGATGCGCGCAAGACAGCGATAACGGTCGGCGCTGTTACCGTCTCGATGGCCATCTCGGTCGCCAGGCTGTCCTCCGTACTGCGGCACTTCAGGAAGTGTTTCAGGGCCTGAGAGACGGAGAGGCATGATGAGTCCCGGCCCGGAGCGGCGGAGCACAGAGGCCCCCAGCGTAGGCACCTCACCCGGCTGTGCTGGCCACACTTCTGGAAAAAGCAGCCCGCCTGCAGGTGCTTCTTCTCACCCTCGAAGTGGAGCGCGATGCTCTGGTAGTCCTCCATGGTGGCATCAGACCCTGCCAGTTTGTCACACATAGAAATGTTATCGCATATTATCATaggtgaaaaaaaataaaaaatcagcaTCAACAATGTGACTGATACAAGCCACAATTTCAGATATAACTGAATAAATCTGAGTCACTGAACTTTCTGCGGCTTTTGCAAAACTAAAATATTCCCATTTAATTTCTTGACCCGGCAATACAGCAAAACCAAAACAGGGAAGGTCGCCatgctgaagggtcaactgtatGTTCAAGCAGTATTTTCAtctgaccagcagggggtgcaatTACAAACAAACCCTAACTGTCGTTGTAATTATATAGCTGTGACGGCACTGCATTAGAAGGCGTGACAGAGAGTTCGGCGAGGGCCTCACCGATGATGTCCGCATACACCTCCATCTGGGCGTGCTGCTGGGCCAGCTGGAAGGCCTCGTCGTTGC
It contains:
- the rfc1 gene encoding replication factor C subunit 1 isoform X1, producing the protein MHNEIIQTCRNISRPRAKLSRQVLPVSERLPVASLRGAALDSHWRQARWECSGSVSPCSSDRPPARFIMDIRMYFAPSKSVVQKPAQNGGARSVEDQKRNKAKPGSKAKSPETVKSSGKRKKRAILHSDSEEEEVEKKLKKSPQETQKAAKGAPALKKHPVQYVSETDSDSDTFVSLKKPTKSNDNGLSKSGAAGPDKKTTSAISSPPKPSSAPGKGKVKSPPTPATPKAAPPHPKQTPTSVLDFFGSSSIQRSDKKLVASTKRKAATQDVDDSLSDEAIARQLQMDEDLEKQLHDDEEFAKTLAMLDEAPQPKKARRESGSPSKSSTGSAQLSIRISPVSGSQSHPNSKAGAKGPSPKKTPVKTSSKLASMKRKEEENARKKHEGATKMVISPKKEPSSTSASETQNVAKSGRPSTVKNEPVTTPISKKISPKKAESVSPEDAEKKRANSSAYRNYLNREGPRALGSKEIPQGAENCLEGLTFVLTGVLESMERDDAKSLIERYGGKVTGNISRKTSYLVLGRDSGVSKTEKAESFGTKIINEDGLLDLVRTKPGKKSKYEIAAEIENKKTSESSRTRRTPQKTSPRKQTPAKKTPSSGKSAKSKAATPKREPSSSGSLRAGAGEARKGLSFEKAERHGASTATAAPGPDTEEISLLWVDKYRPRNLKGLIGQQGEQSCANKLLRWLQNWHAGNTKPAAARFGKFGGKDDGSGFKAALLSGPPGVGKTTTAALVCEELGYSYVEMNASCTRSKNNLKEVVAESLNNTSIKSFYTGASQTVSSKHVLIMDEVDGMAGNEDRGGIQEMISLIKQSKIPIICMCNDRNHQKIRSLANYCFDLRFQRPRLEQIKGAMMSIAYKEGLKVPAPALNELILASNQDIRQILHNLSMWSAKDKVMTYDQVKADAKNARKDMKLGPFDVCRKVFSAGDEAAQMSLMDKSDLFFHDYSLAPLFVQENYLHVRPAAAGSNLKCHLVLLSKTADSICDGDLVDRQIRSRQTWSLLPTQAIYASVLPGELMRGYMSQFPTFPSWLGRFSSTGKHNRIIQELASHMSLRTHGSKQAINLDYLPYLRSALLEPLQRYGTDGATKAVQLMDDYDIIKEDVDSIMEISTWGGQPDPYSKLDPKVKAAFTRAYNKESHLTPYALQVVKKGRRGGVDAESGEGELEQESQELAEEEEEDVATDAMIKQKKAKASKDTTKQQKAGDSGKGKGKGKGKGKK
- the rfc1 gene encoding replication factor C subunit 1 isoform X3 — its product is MHNEIIQTCRNISRPRAKLSRQVLPVSERLPVASLRGAALDSHWRQARWECSGSVSPCSSDRPPARFIMDIRMYFAPSKSVVQKPAQNGGARSVEDQKRNKAKPGSKAKSPETVKSSGKRKKRAILHSDSEEEEVEKKLKKSPQETQKAAKGAPALKKHPVQYVSETDSDSDTFVSLKKPTKSNDNGLSKSGAAGPDKKTTSAISSPPKPSSAPGKGKVKSPPTPATPKAAPPHPKQTPTSVLDFFGSSSIQRSDKKLVASTKRKAATQDVDDSLSDEAIARQLQMDEDLEKQLHDDEEFAKTLAMLDEAPQPKKARRESGSPSKSSTGSAQLSIRISPVSGSQSHPNSKAGAKGPSPKKTPVKTSSKLASMKRKEEENARKKHEGATKMVISPKKEPSSTSASETQNVAKSGRPSTVKNEPVTTPISKKISPKKAESVSPEDAEKKRANSSAYRNYLNREGPRALGSKEIPQGAENCLEGLTFVLTGVLESMERDDAKSLIERYGGKVTGNISRKTSYLVLGRDSGVSKTEKAESFGTKIINEDGLLDLVRTKPGKKSKYEIAAEIENKKTSESSRTRRTPQKTSPRKQTPAKKTPSSGKSAKSKAATPKREPSSSGSLRAGAGEARKGLSFEKAERHGASTATAAPGPDTEEISLLWVDKYRPRNLKGLIGQQGEQSCANKLLRWLQNWHAGNTKPAAARFGKFGGKDDGSGFKAALLSGPPGVGKTTTAALVCEELGYSYVEMNASCTRSKNNLKEVVAESLNNTSIKSFYTGASQTVSSKHVLIMDEVDGMAGNEDRGGIQEMISLIKQSKIPIICMCNDRNHQKIRSLANYCFDLRFQRPRLEQIKGAMMSIAYKEGLKVPAPALNELILASNQDIRQILHNLSMWSAKDKVMTYDQVKADAKNARKDMKLGPFDVCRKVFSAGDEAAQMSLMDKSDLFFHDYSLAPLFVQENYLHVRPAAAGNLKCHLVLLSKTADSICDGDLVDRQIRSRQTWSLLPTQAIYASVLPGELMRGYMSQFPTFPSWLGRFSSTGKHNRIIQELASHMSLRTHGSKQAINLDYLPYLRSALLEPLQRYGTDGATKAVQLMDDYDIIKEDVDSIMEISTWGGQPDPYSKLDPKVKAAFTRAYNKESHLTPYALQVVKKGRRGGVDAESGEGELEQESQELAEEEEEDVATDAMIKQKKAKASKDTTKQQKAGDSGKGKGKGKGKGKK
- the rfc1 gene encoding replication factor C subunit 1 isoform X2 — protein: MHNEIIQTCRNISRPRAKLSRQVLPVSERLPVASLRGAALDSHWRQARWECSGSVSPCSSDRPPARFIMDIRMYFAPSKSVVQKPAQNGGARSVEDQKRNKAKPGSKAKSPETVKSSGKRKKRAILHSDSEEEEVEKKLKKSPQETQKAAKGAPALKKHPVQYVSETDSDSDTFVSLKKPTKSNDNGLSKSGAAGPDKKTTSAISSPPKPSSAPGKGKVKSPPTPATPKAAPPHPKQTPTSVLDFFGSSSIQRSDKKLVASTKRKAATQDVDDSLSDEAIARQLQMDEDLEKQLHDDEEFAKTLAMLDEAPQPKKARRESGSPSKSSTGSAQLSIRISPVSGSQSHPNSKAGAKGPSPKKTPVKTSSKLASMKRKEEENARKKHEGATKMVISPKKEPSSTSASETQNVAKSGRPSTVKNEPVTTPISKKISPKKAESVSPEDAEKKRANSSAYRNYLNREGPRALGSKEIPQGAENCLEGLTFVLTGVLESMERDDAKSLIERYGGKVTGNISRKTSYLVLGRDSGVSKTEKAESFGTKIINEDGLLDLVRTKPGKKSKYEIAAEIENKKTSESSRTRRTPQKTSPRKQTPAKKTPSSGKSAKSKAATPKREPSSSGSLRAGAGEARKGLSFEKAERHGASTATAAPGPDTEEISLLWVDKYRPRNLKGLIGQQGEQSCANKLLRWLQNWHAGNTKPAAARFGKFGGKDDGSGFKAALLSGPPGVGKTTTAALVCEELGYSYVEMNASCTRSKNNLKEVVAESLNNTSIKSFYTGASQTVSSKHVLIMDEVDGMAGNEDRGGIQEMISLIKQSKIPIICMCNDRNHQKIRSLANYCFDLRFQRPRLEQIKGAMMSIAYKEGLKVPAPALNELILASNQDIRQILHNLSMWSAKDKVMTYDQVKADAKNARKDMKLGPFDVCRKVFSAGDEAAQMSLMDKSDLFFHDYSLAPLFVQENYLHVRPAAAGSNLKCHLVLLSKTADSICDGDLVDRQIRSRQTWSLLPTQAIYASVLPGELMRGYMSQFPTFPSWLGRFSSTGKHNRIIQELASHMSLRTHGSKQAINLDYLPYLRSALLEPLQRYGTDGATKAVQLMDDYDIIKEDVDSIMEISTWGGQPDPYSKLDPKVKAAFTRAYNKESHLTPYALQVVKKGRRGGVDAESGEGELEQESQELAEEEEEDVATDAMIKKKAKASKDTTKQQKAGDSGKGKGKGKGKGKK